In Ktedonobacterales bacterium, the genomic stretch CGCTCCAGCGTCGTTGCCAGCACAAACTCCCCCGGATGGACGATGAAGCGATCATCTTCCCGCAAGCGCACTGTATTAGTCAACTGCCCAAAGCTCTCCGGGTCCGCCGGGTCAATCAAAGCCTGGTGGGTATGGTTGAAGGTCTGAAAATCATAGCCCAGCCGCAAATCAATCGAAGCGGGTTGGATTTGCACTTCCGGGTCCGGCGCGGGCAGAATCTTGATCTCGCCGCGCGCCAGCCGCAGCGCCAGGTCTCGATCAGAAAGAATCACAGGTTGTTCCTCACAGGCTGCTCCTATATTTAAGTAGACGCTTTGAGGGCTAGCTCCATTCAGGCTCAGGTTCCACCCCCAGCGCGTCCGCCATGCGATTGTAGTAATTAAAAAAGCCGATAATCTCGACAGCTTCCAGAATGGCTGCATCCTCCCATCCAGCCTCGCGCAGTTCAGCAATTCTTGCCTCATCCACCGTATGCACCCCTAACGTCACCTGCACAGCGAAATCGAGCAAGAGCCGCAGACGTGGCTCCAACTTCGCCTGGCGATAATCTGCCATTGCCACCTGCGCCAACCCTGCATCCTGTCCCGCCGCCGCTAACGCCTGACGGAGATCCTCCCCGTGCGCGCGGATTCAGTAATGGCATTGATTTGCCCGCGATACCACCACCGCCAGCAGTTCGCGCACCCAGCGGGGCAAAGCCCCCTCCTCGATCATCAGCGCCTGATACAGACCAATGGAAGCGCGCAGCACACGCGGGCGCAGACT encodes the following:
- a CDS encoding carboxymuconolactone decarboxylase family protein translates to MAMADYRQAKLEPRLRLLLDFAVQVTLGVHTVDEARIAELREAGWEDAAILEAVEIIGFFNYYNRMADALGVEPEPEWS
- a CDS encoding carboxymuconolactone decarboxylase family protein translates to MPWIRTIPEDEADGVLRREYDAALKRAGKIFHVVSIQSLRPRVLRASIGLYQALMIEEGALPRWVRELLAVVVSRANQCHY